From Alteribacter lacisalsi, a single genomic window includes:
- a CDS encoding RDD family protein yields the protein MSASLIIRFKAFMIDYSIIIIYLLLLLVTSVFLYPQIQYVFTGSPATAQLAGFLLVTMPVSVYFIVGDSAMGGQTFGKRAVEIRTVTEAGEPVSVFRAIVRTALKFLPWELSHFLVYRLMYLEDTSVPIVYYILGGTIYALMFAYILTAIFTRKKQTLYDLIVQTKVVKR from the coding sequence ATGAGCGCATCCCTCATTATTCGATTTAAAGCATTTATGATTGATTACTCAATCATTATTATTTACCTATTGCTGCTCCTTGTCACCAGCGTTTTTCTTTACCCGCAGATTCAGTACGTATTTACAGGCTCGCCAGCCACTGCGCAATTAGCCGGCTTTTTGCTTGTTACAATGCCCGTTTCCGTTTACTTCATCGTTGGTGATTCAGCGATGGGCGGGCAGACGTTTGGTAAAAGAGCAGTGGAGATTCGAACAGTAACAGAGGCTGGAGAACCTGTGTCAGTCTTTCGAGCGATAGTCAGAACCGCCCTAAAATTTCTTCCGTGGGAGCTGTCCCACTTTCTCGTTTACAGACTTATGTACCTGGAAGACACATCAGTGCCAATCGTCTACTATATTCTCGGGGGCACCATTTACGCGCTCATGTTTGCTTACATCCTGACTGCCATCTTCACCCGAAAGAAGCAGACCCTCTACGACCTGATCGTACAAACAAAAGTAGTAAAGAGGTAG
- a CDS encoding sulfite oxidase: protein MRTPSVRPFLTTRGLVPENQESPVHYIIPETTEPRFHFRRNHFAYPSLSPLSYWLQVEGHVENPLWFSLQDLLALPAVTVPALLECAGNKRGLFEPVVYGEQWEKGAISQGYWTGVPLKTLLEKAVVKEGAAEVVTIGMDRGKRPGTEGSVSFARSLPLEKATHEDTIIAYAYNDRSIPFKMGYPLRLIVPGWYAMASVKWLRQIRVSEESFTGPYQTEDYVCYPDKDSDEGAFPVTEIKLDSSILQPMQRAILPSGSHTIHGIAWSSTGVIARIYVSTDGGTSWSEAELDPEQVGYHWTRWSMEWLDVQPGNYTILSKAVDASGAAQPETAFWNRNGYGYNAVDRVEVKVEE from the coding sequence ATGCGCACCCCGTCTGTCAGGCCCTTTCTTACTACCCGCGGTCTTGTACCCGAAAACCAGGAAAGTCCGGTTCACTACATTATTCCGGAAACAACCGAACCGCGTTTTCATTTCAGGCGGAATCACTTTGCCTATCCCTCCCTCTCTCCCCTCAGTTACTGGCTTCAGGTGGAGGGACACGTTGAAAACCCTCTCTGGTTTTCTCTTCAGGACCTCCTCGCTCTCCCGGCTGTTACCGTCCCTGCACTGCTTGAATGTGCCGGGAACAAGCGGGGCCTGTTTGAACCTGTAGTTTACGGAGAGCAGTGGGAAAAAGGCGCCATCAGCCAGGGATACTGGACCGGGGTACCATTGAAGACCCTTCTGGAGAAAGCCGTTGTAAAAGAAGGGGCCGCCGAAGTGGTGACAATTGGTATGGACCGGGGAAAAAGACCGGGAACAGAGGGGAGCGTTTCCTTTGCCCGCTCCCTTCCACTTGAGAAAGCAACGCATGAAGATACGATCATTGCCTACGCCTACAATGACCGGTCAATTCCCTTTAAAATGGGGTATCCCCTCCGCCTCATCGTGCCGGGCTGGTACGCGATGGCTTCCGTAAAATGGCTTAGGCAGATCCGCGTTTCCGAAGAATCATTCACAGGACCTTATCAGACGGAAGATTACGTATGCTATCCTGACAAAGACAGCGACGAGGGGGCATTTCCCGTTACAGAAATCAAGCTGGACAGTTCTATTCTCCAGCCCATGCAAAGAGCTATACTGCCGTCTGGATCCCACACCATCCATGGGATTGCCTGGAGCAGTACAGGTGTCATTGCCCGTATCTACGTGAGTACAGACGGAGGTACTTCCTGGTCGGAAGCAGAACTCGATCCTGAACAGGTTGGATACCACTGGACGCGCTGGAGCATGGAGTGGCTGGATGTTCAGCCGGGGAACTACACTATACTGTCGAAGGCCGTTGATGCTTCAGGCGCGGCACAGCCTGAAACAGCGTTCTGGAATCGAAATGGCTACGGGTACAACGCAGTGGACCGGGTGGAAGTCAAAGTGGAGGAGTAG
- a CDS encoding DUF1772 domain-containing protein: protein MKKINFKEVLLWLFVINLGIGVGAGLYESALVVPEYPGTDPASWTNTGLAFWVYVTTVPLTLLTMANAFAAWKTRGPRRKWFIGAVLIVLLERIFTFSYFIPTMAGLMGTAGISQQEVDQILEQWMFLNHFRHVLSAAGFLAALKALTLQK, encoded by the coding sequence ATGAAGAAAATCAATTTCAAAGAAGTGCTTTTGTGGCTGTTCGTCATTAATCTTGGCATTGGAGTGGGAGCAGGTCTGTATGAAAGTGCTCTGGTGGTTCCGGAATACCCTGGGACTGATCCTGCCTCGTGGACCAATACGGGGCTGGCATTCTGGGTCTATGTAACAACGGTGCCTCTGACACTGCTGACGATGGCCAATGCCTTTGCCGCGTGGAAAACGAGGGGCCCACGCCGAAAATGGTTTATAGGTGCCGTGCTGATCGTCTTATTGGAGCGGATTTTTACCTTTTCCTATTTTATCCCGACGATGGCTGGCCTCATGGGGACCGCCGGAATTTCCCAGCAGGAAGTGGATCAGATTCTTGAGCAGTGGATGTTTCTGAATCACTTCCGCCATGTACTCTCGGCCGCAGGATTTCTCGCAGCCTTGAAGGCTCTCACCCTCCAAAAGTAA
- a CDS encoding serine hydrolase domain-containing protein, with translation MYKQFFLFIGAVMLLFLHFPSSGFALSDETDEFMYHAMETYHIPGASLAIVRDGELDYINTWGEMSDGRAVTPASSFIIGSISKPITSFGIMQLIDSGDLFLDEPVDTYLPSFEYASPNDQLITIRHLLEHTSGITAHQSFSITDQETFTGDSAIREAAGQLNGLELAAAPGETYDYASANYLLLGAVIEEVTGQPFADYMAEQIFTPLGMTQTSANYEEALNAGYVPGYESWLGQPVKSSGLYDHSGAPYGYMTASAEDLAKLLGFLVNGGDLLSDEMHEIYTSAPEEGGRYGFGWRFTNPFDDQHYAWHTGASPDYRSEIFFDPSQNSGAVLLINKNHQLEAEAYLSMMEGIRHIMNGDEPPTLPAVSYVTQWTIAAALLGSLVAGTVSLILIYRKIIINRTLWAVTGGLGMAIGAGLIPLFSLMLGTPWRTIRLFTPDVAFFVQGVTAVLVVWGVLTILILTVKRKKTAATKEMLSGDGTRLA, from the coding sequence ATGTATAAACAATTTTTTCTGTTCATTGGGGCCGTTATGCTGCTTTTCCTTCATTTCCCCTCCTCTGGATTCGCTCTGTCGGATGAGACGGATGAATTTATGTACCACGCCATGGAAACTTATCATATTCCCGGAGCATCACTGGCGATTGTCCGCGACGGTGAGCTGGATTATATAAACACCTGGGGTGAGATGAGCGACGGGCGTGCCGTCACACCTGCGTCATCTTTTATCATCGGTTCCATCAGTAAGCCGATCACATCATTCGGGATCATGCAGCTGATCGATAGTGGCGATCTTTTTCTGGACGAACCGGTGGATACCTACCTGCCCTCCTTTGAATATGCAAGCCCCAATGATCAATTGATCACGATCCGCCACCTGCTTGAGCATACGAGCGGGATTACTGCGCATCAGAGTTTTTCCATTACGGACCAGGAAACGTTTACGGGAGACAGTGCCATACGCGAGGCGGCAGGGCAGTTAAACGGCCTGGAACTTGCCGCTGCACCGGGAGAAACATACGATTACGCTTCGGCCAACTACCTTTTACTCGGTGCGGTAATTGAGGAAGTGACCGGTCAGCCGTTCGCTGATTACATGGCTGAACAGATCTTTACTCCCCTTGGTATGACGCAGACGTCTGCCAATTATGAAGAGGCTTTAAACGCGGGCTATGTTCCGGGCTATGAATCGTGGCTGGGCCAGCCTGTGAAAAGCAGCGGGCTCTACGACCATTCCGGCGCTCCTTACGGCTATATGACGGCTAGTGCGGAAGACCTGGCGAAACTCCTGGGCTTTCTCGTAAATGGCGGGGACCTGCTGTCCGATGAAATGCACGAGATTTACACCTCTGCTCCTGAGGAAGGCGGCCGTTACGGGTTCGGCTGGCGTTTCACCAACCCTTTTGATGATCAGCATTACGCCTGGCATACTGGTGCGTCGCCCGATTACCGGTCTGAAATTTTCTTTGATCCGTCACAGAACAGCGGCGCCGTGCTTCTTATCAACAAAAACCACCAGCTCGAAGCGGAAGCTTATCTGTCCATGATGGAAGGCATCCGTCACATTATGAACGGAGACGAACCACCGACACTGCCGGCAGTATCCTATGTAACCCAATGGACAATCGCCGCAGCGCTGCTCGGTTCCCTTGTGGCCGGAACCGTTTCGTTAATCCTTATTTACCGAAAAATTATCATTAATCGCACATTATGGGCGGTCACAGGAGGGCTCGGGATGGCAATCGGTGCCGGTTTGATCCCACTGTTCAGCCTGATGCTCGGCACACCATGGCGGACCATCCGCCTCTTCACACCTGATGTCGCATTTTTCGTGCAGGGAGTCACCGCTGTTCTTGTGGTCTGGGGAGTGCTGACCATTCTGATCCTGACAGTGAAGCGCAAAAAAACAGCCGCCACAAAGGAGATGCTAAGCGGGGACGGTACCCGCTTGGCATGA
- a CDS encoding hemolysin family protein, which yields MGDVPLSLIVIFILLLLLSAFFSSSETAFSSANRIRLKSMSDEGNRGAAKAYAITEKFDEALSTILIGNNLVNIAAATISAQLATQIFGPNLGVFISTFVVTLLVLVFGEILPKSFAKEYAETFSSRIAGILLFLIRIIYPVNWLFIQLKKGVSSLITKNDAGPSVTEEELKMMVEISEQEGVIGEDEKELVHRSFEFNDIVVQDVYRPRTQMVALNVTDCPEKIKEVFFKERFSRIPIYEDSIDNIVGTLSERDFFTAYIQENVNIRELLREPIFVMESMKINALLPQLQKEKTHMAIVIDEYGGTAGLITLEDILEELVGEIYDEHDKDVKMFKQLDASSYLFHADYPLDDFVRFTRVELPDTMYHTIGGWLSEEFQRVPLEGEELSYEHLRLKIHDASERRVQSVTVTTDLKLAADM from the coding sequence TTGGGAGATGTTCCCCTGAGTTTGATCGTTATTTTTATTCTGCTTTTACTGCTTTCTGCGTTTTTTTCCTCATCTGAAACGGCTTTTTCCAGTGCCAACCGCATCCGGCTGAAGTCAATGAGTGATGAAGGAAACAGAGGAGCCGCAAAGGCATACGCCATTACCGAAAAGTTTGATGAGGCTCTGTCTACGATTCTGATCGGAAACAACCTGGTAAACATTGCTGCGGCCACGATTTCCGCACAGCTGGCTACCCAGATTTTCGGCCCGAACCTTGGAGTGTTTATCAGCACATTTGTGGTTACGCTTCTTGTGCTTGTTTTCGGTGAAATTCTGCCGAAGTCTTTTGCCAAAGAGTATGCCGAGACATTTTCCTCCCGCATTGCAGGCATCCTGCTCTTTTTAATCCGTATCATTTATCCTGTAAACTGGCTGTTTATCCAGCTCAAAAAAGGCGTGTCATCGCTGATTACCAAAAACGATGCCGGCCCTTCGGTGACGGAGGAAGAACTGAAAATGATGGTGGAGATCAGCGAACAGGAAGGTGTCATTGGCGAGGATGAGAAAGAACTGGTGCACCGTTCCTTTGAGTTTAACGACATCGTGGTGCAGGACGTGTACCGCCCCCGGACCCAGATGGTGGCGCTGAACGTAACGGACTGTCCTGAAAAAATAAAAGAGGTGTTCTTTAAGGAACGCTTCTCACGTATACCGATTTATGAAGATTCAATTGATAATATTGTCGGGACCCTGTCGGAGCGGGATTTTTTCACTGCTTATATACAGGAGAACGTGAATATAAGGGAGCTTTTAAGAGAGCCCATTTTTGTAATGGAATCAATGAAAATCAACGCTCTCCTGCCGCAGCTTCAGAAAGAAAAGACCCATATGGCCATCGTCATTGACGAGTACGGCGGCACGGCCGGCCTGATTACGCTTGAGGACATTCTCGAGGAACTTGTCGGGGAAATATATGACGAGCATGACAAAGATGTGAAGATGTTCAAACAGCTTGATGCTTCCAGTTATCTGTTTCACGCGGATTATCCGCTCGATGATTTTGTTCGTTTTACAAGGGTGGAGCTGCCCGATACGATGTACCACACGATTGGCGGATGGCTGTCCGAAGAATTCCAGCGCGTACCTCTGGAAGGGGAGGAACTCTCCTACGAACACCTGAGACTGAAAATTCATGATGCAAGCGAGCGACGGGTTCAGTCCGTCACTGTGACAACCGACCTGAAGCTGGCCGCAGACATGTAA
- a CDS encoding BCCT family transporter, translated as METKNRDKGRLIDYRIFVPSLLVIIAISVPFSLYEERALTVLEGTFNIIVDVFSWGYIWYAIILLAAGLYLSFSKFGQVVLGDPNEKPRFTLFEYASILIAMGVGSTIMRTGMLEWTSVANDPPFGMEAGSTDALLIGNAYSMFMWSFQVFAIFVMAAPAMGYILHVRKRPLMRISEACRCIFGDRFTDGAGGKFLDIIFLISILSGAAVTLGLGTPIVTYNLSHLFNIEVTFGLTFAITILWVVLFSISAYVGIDRGIKRLSTFNMYLAGGFAIFVMAAGPGVFILDYFTESVASLTTNYVNISLYTDSLAMEQASHMQSNTVFWFAYSATWAMLHSIFAAKISQGRTIKEMILTYLLAPTMLSWLATGVLGGLGVHRHLTGDVPVLDLVQNQDEMAAIPEILASLPWSTLAITVFAIVAMIFLTTTLDSTTYTIAAYTSTKDMSKHEPSRLLRILVAAIIAAVALVLMRIGGLAPLEVVSGLMGLPIIAIQFLTIYAAIKMMTQDRAWINNVRGAETHKSSHQKNA; from the coding sequence TTGGAGACGAAGAACAGGGATAAGGGCCGACTGATTGATTACCGGATTTTTGTGCCGTCACTGCTGGTGATTATCGCAATTAGTGTTCCTTTTTCCCTTTATGAAGAGAGGGCCCTCACAGTGCTGGAGGGAACATTCAATATTATTGTAGACGTGTTCAGCTGGGGCTACATATGGTATGCGATCATTCTGCTTGCTGCCGGGCTCTATCTTTCATTTTCAAAGTTCGGACAGGTTGTGCTGGGGGACCCGAATGAAAAGCCCCGCTTCACGCTGTTTGAATACGCATCAATCCTCATCGCCATGGGCGTCGGCTCAACGATCATGCGCACCGGGATGCTGGAGTGGACGTCGGTTGCCAACGATCCGCCGTTCGGGATGGAAGCCGGTTCCACAGATGCCCTGCTGATCGGCAACGCCTACAGCATGTTCATGTGGAGCTTTCAGGTGTTTGCCATATTCGTCATGGCAGCCCCGGCGATGGGCTATATTCTTCACGTAAGAAAACGGCCGCTTATGCGGATTTCAGAAGCGTGCCGGTGCATATTCGGCGACCGTTTTACCGACGGTGCCGGCGGCAAGTTTCTTGATATAATTTTTCTCATCAGCATTCTCTCCGGTGCCGCCGTAACGCTAGGGCTTGGTACGCCAATTGTAACGTACAACCTGTCTCATCTGTTCAATATCGAAGTGACCTTCGGGCTCACGTTTGCCATTACCATTCTCTGGGTGGTGCTGTTTTCGATCAGTGCCTATGTGGGTATCGACAGAGGGATTAAGAGGCTTAGTACATTCAACATGTATTTGGCCGGAGGCTTCGCCATTTTCGTAATGGCCGCCGGTCCTGGTGTTTTTATTCTTGATTATTTTACCGAAAGTGTTGCAAGCCTCACTACAAACTACGTGAATATATCCCTTTACACGGATTCTCTTGCCATGGAGCAGGCATCCCATATGCAGAGCAACACCGTATTCTGGTTTGCCTACAGTGCCACGTGGGCAATGCTGCACAGTATTTTTGCAGCAAAAATCTCCCAGGGCCGGACAATAAAAGAGATGATTCTGACCTACCTGCTCGCACCGACGATGCTGTCGTGGCTTGCAACCGGTGTCCTTGGGGGACTCGGGGTACACCGTCATCTTACAGGAGACGTGCCGGTCCTGGATCTCGTACAGAATCAGGACGAGATGGCAGCCATTCCCGAGATTCTCGCTTCACTGCCGTGGTCGACACTGGCCATCACTGTATTTGCGATTGTGGCTATGATTTTCCTCACCACAACGCTTGACTCAACCACCTATACAATTGCAGCGTACACGAGCACGAAAGACATGAGCAAGCACGAACCATCCCGCCTGCTCAGAATTCTGGTAGCCGCGATTATCGCTGCCGTTGCCCTTGTTTTAATGAGAATCGGGGGGCTCGCACCGCTCGAAGTCGTTTCCGGGCTTATGGGGCTGCCGATTATTGCAATTCAGTTCCTCACCATCTACGCTGCAATCAAAATGATGACCCAGGACAGAGCGTGGATCAATAACGTCAGAGGAGCAGAGACTCACAAAAGCAGCCATCAGAAAAACGCCTAA
- a CDS encoding winged helix-turn-helix domain-containing protein, with amino-acid sequence MRFSDSDYTVTIGGETIALRRKEYNLLVYLHAHAGRTFSRDALLDAVWPMEAPTDRTVDDHIYRLRQKLKSFSDTVEIRTVKGLGYCLELKDESTDPFPEELSRQTDQLFSTYYKFGQGKALKELLNSRELGSAFTRQHRLVNFLLNSDFTALLEQSDHNDFTFLPLFLYSHVEENTEAAIELIERTLERKADIKEVEAMDLKFFTLPPLYMKAGKPDHSIAFVEEGLMMVESEDHGFYPALRIMKAAVLFYKGDPALFTEELTGIRGVLEAHPYLREKAALTLLEGIGATHAGRKEEGKSWINEALEMIRRSGHTYYNLFLFQLIDLLLPKAGAAPGTIRYFRKKKDEYYASTRLIELKKTIKKRAAFFL; translated from the coding sequence ATGCGATTTTCCGATTCTGATTATACGGTTACGATTGGCGGGGAGACGATCGCCCTCAGGCGGAAGGAATACAACCTCCTCGTTTACCTGCATGCACACGCGGGCCGGACGTTTTCCCGTGATGCCCTTCTCGATGCGGTCTGGCCGATGGAAGCACCGACGGATCGGACGGTGGATGACCACATATACAGACTGAGGCAGAAACTGAAGTCGTTCAGCGATACGGTCGAGATCCGGACCGTTAAAGGGCTCGGCTACTGTCTCGAGCTGAAGGACGAGAGTACCGATCCTTTTCCGGAAGAGCTTTCCCGCCAGACCGATCAGCTGTTCAGCACCTACTATAAGTTCGGTCAGGGAAAAGCGCTGAAAGAGCTGCTGAACAGCCGGGAGCTGGGATCTGCCTTCACCAGGCAGCACCGCCTCGTCAATTTTCTGCTAAACAGTGACTTTACAGCGCTGCTTGAGCAGTCGGATCACAACGACTTCACATTCCTCCCCCTTTTTCTCTACAGTCATGTGGAGGAAAACACGGAGGCAGCGATTGAACTGATCGAACGGACCCTTGAAAGAAAAGCAGATATAAAGGAAGTCGAGGCGATGGACCTGAAGTTTTTCACTCTCCCGCCCCTCTACATGAAAGCGGGAAAACCGGATCATTCAATAGCGTTCGTGGAGGAAGGCCTCATGATGGTGGAGTCTGAAGATCATGGGTTTTATCCCGCTCTACGAATCATGAAGGCTGCCGTTCTCTTTTACAAAGGCGATCCGGCTCTTTTTACCGAAGAACTGACCGGCATCCGCGGGGTGCTCGAAGCCCATCCGTACTTGCGGGAAAAAGCCGCGCTGACGCTGCTGGAAGGAATTGGAGCAACGCATGCAGGCCGAAAGGAAGAGGGAAAATCGTGGATCAATGAGGCGCTGGAGATGATCCGGCGCTCAGGCCACACCTACTATAACCTTTTTCTGTTTCAGCTCATTGATCTGCTTCTGCCTAAAGCGGGGGCCGCTCCCGGAACGATCCGCTATTTCCGGAAAAAGAAAGACGAATACTACGCCTCCACACGCCTGATCGAACTGAAAAAAACAATAAAAAAACGCGCGGCATTTTTCCTCTGA
- a CDS encoding DUF456 domain-containing protein, with protein MDILMWIIIIAFFVLSFVGLIYPVIPGILMIWLGYLTYHFVMDGLGMWTWLSLIVLTVFVFVADFIANYVFVTKTGGSKWGGRMAIIGIIVGVFVIPPFGIIVVPFILVVLTEYMQTKNARSAMKIGTGTVFAFLSSTVAKFIIQVIIIGIFFWDVWLR; from the coding sequence ATGGATATTTTAATGTGGATCATCATTATTGCCTTTTTCGTACTGAGCTTTGTCGGCCTCATTTACCCGGTCATTCCGGGAATTCTCATGATCTGGCTCGGCTATCTGACGTATCATTTCGTGATGGACGGGCTCGGCATGTGGACGTGGCTCAGCCTGATTGTGCTTACGGTTTTCGTATTCGTGGCTGATTTTATTGCCAACTATGTTTTTGTGACCAAAACGGGAGGATCGAAGTGGGGCGGCCGCATGGCGATCATAGGGATCATCGTCGGCGTGTTTGTGATCCCGCCGTTCGGTATTATCGTTGTCCCATTTATTCTCGTTGTGCTCACAGAGTACATGCAGACAAAAAATGCCCGCTCTGCGATGAAAATTGGAACGGGGACAGTGTTTGCCTTCTTAAGCAGCACAGTGGCTAAGTTTATCATCCAGGTGATTATTATTGGTATTTTCTTCTGGGATGTGTGGCTGAGGTAA
- a CDS encoding MFS transporter: MVQTNTPSIWTNKNYVKLFTSYSISTLGQFFDMIAVFLIFSYVWQAEPWMIALIPVAYALPHAAFSQFAGILVDRYHKVTIMLTADVVTACLTVALIFTANPWAALLVILARSTATIVHFPAQQAIIRQVVAPDHVLKAVTLNGTVNQLSKIIGPFLGASLAAAFAPQVSFAVYAGALVISAAILVKIRHLDTAGTSISKEPREPFWQTWRNGWQILFSSKVMFVSFAFSLAAFTAIQLVDAQFGVLFREVYPARQEVLGYAMAASGLGAVVIIMVMNRLRELKRYGSFLGTSVALIGAGFAGVGLLTPGISLFWPVIACFAVGVGAGIFSVVYSYILQKESPEGKVGQMSGLFNSLTGVILLAAPIAGGLLVQMFSVFGVYQAVGLTVLGIGVFGIVFQPFLWGKPQAEKASESTGMALRSEAEDKKEEAGVS; the protein is encoded by the coding sequence ATGGTGCAGACAAATACGCCATCCATTTGGACAAATAAAAACTATGTAAAGCTTTTCACTTCCTATTCTATTTCAACACTTGGCCAGTTTTTTGATATGATTGCCGTTTTCCTCATTTTCAGCTACGTCTGGCAGGCCGAGCCGTGGATGATCGCGCTCATCCCGGTCGCCTATGCCCTCCCGCATGCGGCTTTCAGCCAGTTTGCCGGCATTCTCGTGGACCGTTATCATAAAGTGACGATTATGCTCACGGCTGATGTGGTGACGGCTTGCCTGACTGTAGCGCTGATTTTCACAGCGAACCCCTGGGCTGCTCTCCTCGTGATCCTTGCGCGGTCCACAGCGACGATTGTTCACTTTCCAGCCCAGCAGGCGATCATCCGCCAAGTAGTAGCACCTGATCACGTCTTAAAAGCCGTGACGCTGAACGGTACGGTCAATCAGCTTTCCAAAATCATCGGTCCGTTTCTCGGCGCATCCCTGGCGGCAGCGTTTGCCCCTCAGGTCAGCTTTGCTGTTTATGCAGGGGCTCTGGTGATTTCAGCCGCAATTCTGGTGAAGATCCGTCACCTTGATACAGCAGGCACATCAATTTCAAAAGAACCCCGCGAGCCGTTCTGGCAGACGTGGCGAAACGGATGGCAGATCCTTTTTTCTTCAAAAGTGATGTTTGTGAGCTTCGCCTTCTCCCTGGCAGCGTTTACGGCGATCCAGTTGGTGGACGCCCAGTTCGGTGTCCTGTTTCGTGAAGTTTACCCGGCCAGACAGGAGGTTCTTGGCTACGCCATGGCTGCCTCGGGCCTCGGAGCTGTCGTGATCATCATGGTCATGAACAGGCTTCGGGAACTGAAACGGTACGGCTCTTTTCTCGGCACCTCTGTGGCCCTGATCGGCGCAGGCTTTGCAGGTGTAGGTTTGCTTACCCCGGGGATCTCTCTGTTCTGGCCTGTGATCGCCTGTTTTGCCGTTGGTGTCGGAGCCGGGATTTTCAGTGTAGTCTACAGCTACATTCTCCAAAAAGAGAGCCCCGAGGGAAAAGTCGGCCAAATGTCCGGCCTGTTTAACTCCCTGACCGGCGTGATTCTCCTCGCAGCCCCCATCGCCGGCGGTCTTCTTGTACAAATGTTCAGCGTATTCGGCGTCTACCAGGCAGTCGGGCTGACAGTGCTCGGGATCGGCGTGTTCGGTATCGTGTTTCAGCCGTTTCTGTGGGGAAAGCCTCAGGCAGAAAAAGCCAGCGAATCTACTGGGATGGCACTCAGGTCAGAGGCCGAGGATAAAAAAGAAGAAGCAGGCGTGTCGTAA